One part of the Dyadobacter sp. 676 genome encodes these proteins:
- a CDS encoding DUF1801 domain-containing protein → MNIRVDAYVAQASQWSEVIEQLRTVMLDCGLTEEFKWGKPCYSFEGSNVVVIQGFKAYCALLFMKGYLLSDPENVLVKTGENTKIGRQIRFATAQDVIDLEPVLKAYVREAIDAEQSGRKVEIDKTPAVPEEFKEKLDEIPALEKAFSALTPGRQRAYLIYFSAPRQSKTRETRIEKCIQRILNGKGLND, encoded by the coding sequence ATGAACATCAGGGTCGACGCATATGTAGCCCAGGCCAGCCAGTGGAGCGAAGTGATAGAGCAGCTAAGGACCGTCATGCTGGATTGCGGGCTCACCGAGGAATTTAAATGGGGCAAGCCCTGCTATTCGTTCGAAGGGAGTAATGTGGTTGTAATCCAGGGATTTAAGGCCTATTGCGCACTGCTGTTTATGAAAGGTTACCTGCTGAGCGACCCGGAAAATGTGCTCGTCAAAACCGGCGAAAACACTAAAATAGGCCGTCAGATCCGTTTCGCGACCGCACAGGATGTGATCGACCTGGAACCTGTTCTGAAAGCCTATGTCCGCGAAGCGATCGACGCAGAGCAATCGGGGCGGAAAGTGGAGATCGACAAGACGCCGGCGGTACCGGAAGAATTTAAGGAAAAACTGGATGAAATTCCGGCACTGGAAAAGGCGTTCAGCGCATTGACACCCGGCAGGCAAAGGGCCTATCTCATTTATTTTTCCGCGCCCAGGCAATCCAAAACCAGGGAAACCCGGATTGAAAAATGCATTCAGCGCATCCTGAACGGCAAAGGACTGAACGATTAA
- a CDS encoding DoxX family protein: protein MEKRNRIIYWIFTAWLALGMTSTGIVQLMKMKEEVDMFAHLGYPEYLLTIIGVWKILGVIAVLMPGFPLIKEWTYAGFFFCMSGAIVSHMALGDPIGQVAPPLLLLVLTVISWYFRPAGRRLVSVQI from the coding sequence ATGGAAAAGAGAAACAGGATTATCTACTGGATTTTCACGGCTTGGCTCGCGCTGGGAATGACGTCGACGGGGATTGTGCAATTGATGAAAATGAAAGAGGAAGTCGATATGTTTGCACACCTGGGTTACCCCGAATATTTGTTGACGATCATTGGCGTCTGGAAAATTCTGGGCGTTATAGCAGTACTTATGCCCGGATTTCCCCTTATTAAGGAATGGACTTATGCGGGTTTCTTTTTCTGCATGTCGGGCGCGATCGTTTCGCACATGGCGCTCGGCGACCCGATAGGCCAGGTAGCGCCGCCATTGCTGCTGCTTGTGCTGACGGTGATCTCCTGGTATTTTAGGCCGGCGGGCAGAAGACTCGTTTCCGTTCAAATCTAA
- a CDS encoding SRPBCC domain-containing protein, whose translation MERKTKINAENGKQDLVITREFELPLGLLFKAYVEPEIVEEWMGTKVLKLENRPHGGWRFETSDAQGNVVFRANGVIHEFIPEEKITRTFEMENTPFPVQLEFLVFERLTDDTSKLTIQIVYKSPADRDEMLKLPFAQGINMAHNRLQEVLNNLK comes from the coding sequence ATGGAACGGAAAACGAAAATCAATGCTGAAAACGGAAAACAGGACCTTGTGATCACCCGGGAGTTTGAGTTGCCCCTCGGATTGCTCTTCAAAGCTTACGTGGAACCGGAGATCGTGGAGGAATGGATGGGAACCAAAGTGCTGAAACTGGAAAACAGGCCGCATGGCGGCTGGCGGTTCGAAACATCGGATGCGCAGGGCAATGTGGTGTTTCGCGCCAATGGCGTGATCCACGAGTTTATACCGGAGGAAAAGATCACACGGACGTTCGAAATGGAAAACACGCCGTTCCCCGTTCAGCTGGAATTCCTGGTCTTTGAAAGACTCACCGACGACACCAGCAAGCTCACCATCCAGATCGTATACAAGTCGCCGGCAGACCGCGACGAAATGCTGAAATTGCCCTTTGCGCAGGGTATCAATATGGCCCACAACAGGTTACAGGAAGTTCTTAACAATTTGAAATAG
- a CDS encoding metalloregulator ArsR/SmtB family transcription factor → MNLRRDVFQAIADPTRRAILLLLASQSLTAGAIASNFDTARPTVSRHLQILTECELLKQEQAGREIYYHLNPDKMKEIADFIEPFRKMWDDRFNKLESIMKNYQSKK, encoded by the coding sequence ATGAACCTGAGAAGAGATGTATTCCAAGCCATAGCAGATCCGACTCGACGGGCGATACTGCTGTTACTGGCATCGCAGTCGCTTACAGCCGGTGCGATCGCCTCGAACTTCGATACGGCCAGGCCGACGGTTTCCCGGCACCTGCAGATACTGACCGAATGCGAGCTGCTGAAACAGGAGCAGGCCGGCCGCGAAATTTATTATCACTTAAATCCCGACAAAATGAAAGAGATCGCCGATTTTATCGAGCCGTTCAGGAAAATGTGGGACGACCGGTTCAACAAACTGGAATCCATTATGAAAAACTATCAATCCAAAAAATAG
- a CDS encoding sulfatase: MTRRYWIGILILLATFADLRAAGPVNIIFIIGDDISWDDIGAYGNGKVKTPNLNALARRGIKFTNMFLTTSSCSPSRTSILTGRYPHNTGAAELHTPLPAHMKFFPELLKQKGYYTALAGKWHEGPATKRAYDTLLVNQTKNGEGGEEQWISLLKSRPREKPFFLWLAPYDAHRPWSPATNGPRHDPALDITVPPTLADTRETREDLVAYYNEIARLDHYVGLLEKELAAQDLSENTLIVFTADNGRPFPGSKTRLTDAGIKAPFLVKWPAGIGAGQTCQSLVSAVDIAPTLLAVAGIEAGPTFQGRSFASLFRDPAREFRKYVFAEHNWHDYEAYERAVRTIDFLYVINKRPQLDNGGPIDANQSPSAGALKSARKNGKLTPLQEDAFRKPRPSEEFFDNFKDPSQIVNVIENKTYDGQIESMRKVLAGWQADTGDTTPENLTPDWYSRETGEPLPAKGKRGEMPGASKHADRINAKGPF; encoded by the coding sequence ATGACAAGGCGGTATTGGATAGGCATTTTAATATTGTTGGCCACCTTTGCGGATCTGCGTGCTGCCGGGCCGGTCAATATCATATTCATCATCGGCGACGATATCAGCTGGGACGATATCGGCGCGTACGGAAATGGAAAAGTGAAAACACCGAACCTGAATGCGCTTGCACGTCGGGGCATCAAATTCACCAATATGTTCCTCACTACCAGCTCGTGCAGCCCGAGCCGGACGAGCATTCTCACCGGCCGCTATCCGCACAACACCGGTGCCGCCGAGCTTCACACGCCGCTGCCTGCACACATGAAGTTCTTTCCCGAATTGTTAAAACAAAAAGGATATTACACGGCGCTGGCGGGCAAATGGCACGAAGGCCCGGCGACGAAGCGCGCTTACGATACCTTGCTCGTGAACCAGACAAAGAACGGGGAAGGCGGTGAAGAGCAATGGATTAGCCTGTTGAAATCGCGGCCCCGGGAGAAGCCGTTCTTCTTATGGCTGGCCCCGTACGATGCACACCGCCCCTGGTCCCCGGCCACCAACGGTCCGCGGCACGACCCCGCCCTCGACATAACCGTGCCGCCGACACTCGCCGACACCCGCGAAACCAGGGAAGATCTTGTGGCATATTATAATGAAATCGCCAGGTTGGATCATTATGTGGGCCTTCTTGAAAAGGAACTTGCCGCGCAGGACCTTTCTGAAAATACGCTGATCGTCTTCACCGCGGACAACGGTCGCCCGTTTCCCGGCAGCAAAACCCGGCTGACTGACGCCGGTATCAAAGCGCCGTTCCTTGTGAAATGGCCCGCGGGCATCGGTGCGGGACAAACATGCCAGAGCCTCGTCAGTGCGGTAGACATCGCCCCTACGCTGCTGGCCGTGGCAGGTATCGAAGCCGGGCCGACGTTTCAGGGGAGGAGCTTCGCATCGCTTTTCCGCGATCCCGCGCGGGAATTCCGCAAATATGTCTTCGCGGAGCACAACTGGCATGATTACGAGGCATACGAGCGGGCCGTGCGTACAATTGATTTCCTGTACGTCATCAATAAAAGGCCGCAGCTGGACAACGGCGGCCCGATCGACGCCAACCAAAGCCCGTCGGCCGGCGCATTAAAAAGCGCCCGCAAAAATGGTAAGCTGACGCCCCTGCAGGAAGATGCGTTCAGGAAGCCTCGCCCTTCGGAAGAGTTTTTCGATAATTTCAAAGACCCGTCACAGATAGTCAATGTGATCGAAAACAAAACGTATGACGGCCAAATCGAATCGATGCGAAAAGTACTTGCCGGCTGGCAGGCCGACACGGGCGACACCACACCGGAAAACCTCACACCCGACTGGTACAGCCGCGAAACCGGCGAACCGCTTCCCGCCAAGGGCAAACGCGGCGAAATGCCGGGAGCGTCCAAACACGCCGACCGCATTAATGCGAAAGGGCCATTCTAA
- a CDS encoding serine hydrolase domain-containing protein → MLLLITIFSCGQKNTPQPLPDDPNDGIDTGCRTCTGKGFTELDSTPIPIADRDIRSIFFKDGEAGNLPDPSPMKYRNRLEFYNFLRAHSKDYDGNLMVYIGRRDTTEFCFKIGQYNADTRLPIMSASKAVTAAVIMSIVETGKLALDDKVSKYIPSFNNEKKDITVRQLMSHTSGIVVESRFDSRSDLTLAQNVDSVALRTQLLFTPGKQALYGSVAYAVAARVAEVVEKKTWAQIFQERIGSKCGMKDVVYSPDHPRNPEPGYGIVCSMNEYLRFLTMIYNKGTYNGVRVLKEESIAIMEQDNTNKVDPTYGLGLFRYEIQNGVSKEVACLSARGIHAWVNRQKNFYGLIFTQAGFEKTILTNLAFRDLVRAKL, encoded by the coding sequence TTGTTACTCCTTATTACGATTTTTTCTTGCGGGCAAAAAAATACGCCCCAGCCATTGCCCGACGACCCGAATGACGGCATTGATACCGGATGCCGCACGTGCACAGGCAAGGGTTTCACCGAGCTCGATTCCACACCGATCCCGATCGCGGACCGCGACATAAGGAGCATATTCTTCAAAGACGGGGAAGCAGGTAACCTGCCCGACCCGTCGCCCATGAAGTATCGCAACCGACTTGAATTTTACAATTTTCTCCGTGCCCATTCGAAGGACTACGACGGCAACCTGATGGTGTATATCGGTCGCCGCGATACCACCGAGTTCTGTTTCAAAATAGGCCAGTACAATGCGGACACCAGGCTGCCGATTATGTCGGCGTCGAAAGCGGTAACGGCGGCGGTAATCATGAGCATCGTGGAAACGGGCAAGTTGGCGCTGGACGATAAGGTGAGCAAATACATTCCCTCGTTCAATAATGAGAAAAAGGACATTACGGTGCGGCAACTGATGTCGCACACCTCGGGAATCGTGGTAGAATCGCGCTTCGACAGCCGCAGTGACCTCACTCTCGCGCAGAATGTCGACAGCGTGGCGCTTAGGACCCAGCTATTGTTCACGCCGGGTAAGCAGGCGCTTTACGGGAGTGTCGCCTACGCCGTAGCCGCCCGCGTGGCGGAGGTTGTCGAAAAGAAAACCTGGGCGCAGATCTTCCAGGAGCGGATCGGGTCGAAGTGCGGCATGAAGGACGTGGTTTACAGCCCCGATCATCCCCGAAACCCCGAGCCGGGCTATGGCATTGTATGCTCAATGAATGAATACCTGCGCTTCCTGACCATGATTTATAACAAAGGCACCTATAATGGCGTGCGTGTTCTCAAAGAAGAATCGATCGCGATCATGGAGCAGGACAATACCAATAAGGTCGACCCGACATATGGCCTGGGGCTTTTCCGGTACGAGATCCAGAATGGTGTTTCCAAGGAGGTCGCATGCCTGAGCGCACGCGGCATACACGCATGGGTGAACCGTCAGAAAAACTTCTACGGGCTGATCTTCACGCAAGCGGGTTTCGAAAAAACGATATTGACCAACCTCGCTTTCCGCGATCTGGTAAGGGCAAAGCTGTGA
- a CDS encoding acyltransferase, with amino-acid sequence MIENFTLPKTQTPVKNGQEKTDRIFGLDLMRAGSIVMVFLSHSMPINPLDAYFPFGWLGIGVEAFFVLSGFLIGRIILRTVLQPGITWERVKVFWVNRWLRTLPAYFVALAVYYCFYSEMRNVIFYIFFAQNIITPAQGFFPHSWSLAVEEWFYLTFPLVLLVIASMTGRNAGSYRIFLTGIGVFLVVGMITKSVYHWMYQHDLFTDLVRQKLLMPSWKTFVPPTGDWDGMRKMVMFRIDAIAYGCLIAYLLEKQDLSHKVRVWLLALGGMLLLVDFQVIEHTIAGSNINYFADVLLLPLFCVTFALMLPYAVSCPRPGRGLTRIITNISQTSYSFYLMHFLVLDFVIKWYERNLATVSGMQGLVFLATYIFIYLIAYLMYKFVELPFMNYRKKLFPNSVHVSRS; translated from the coding sequence ATGATAGAAAACTTTACGCTACCCAAAACGCAAACCCCGGTAAAAAACGGACAGGAGAAAACCGATCGCATTTTCGGGCTGGATCTTATGCGTGCGGGTTCGATCGTGATGGTTTTTCTTTCGCATTCCATGCCGATTAATCCGCTGGATGCTTACTTTCCATTTGGCTGGCTCGGCATTGGCGTGGAGGCTTTTTTCGTGCTTAGCGGTTTTCTGATCGGCCGGATCATCCTGCGCACTGTGCTGCAACCCGGCATTACCTGGGAGAGAGTGAAGGTTTTCTGGGTTAACCGGTGGCTTCGTACGCTACCGGCTTATTTTGTAGCGCTGGCGGTTTATTACTGTTTCTATTCCGAAATGCGCAACGTAATTTTCTACATCTTCTTTGCGCAAAACATAATTACACCCGCGCAGGGCTTTTTCCCGCATTCATGGAGCCTGGCGGTAGAGGAGTGGTTCTATCTGACTTTTCCCCTCGTACTGCTGGTAATCGCGTCGATGACCGGGCGCAATGCGGGCAGCTACCGCATTTTCCTGACCGGCATCGGCGTTTTTTTAGTCGTTGGCATGATTACCAAATCGGTGTACCACTGGATGTACCAGCACGACCTTTTCACGGATTTGGTACGCCAGAAATTGCTGATGCCCAGCTGGAAGACGTTTGTGCCGCCTACCGGCGACTGGGACGGCATGCGCAAAATGGTTATGTTCCGGATAGACGCCATCGCTTACGGCTGCCTGATCGCCTACCTGCTCGAAAAACAGGATTTGTCGCACAAAGTCCGCGTATGGCTGCTTGCACTGGGTGGCATGTTGTTGCTGGTCGATTTTCAGGTCATCGAACACACGATTGCGGGCAGCAACATCAATTATTTTGCCGATGTGCTATTGCTTCCTCTATTTTGCGTCACCTTTGCGCTGATGCTGCCCTACGCGGTATCGTGTCCCCGGCCGGGAAGGGGGCTTACCCGGATTATCACGAATATCAGCCAGACTTCCTATTCGTTTTACCTGATGCACTTCCTCGTTCTGGATTTCGTCATAAAATGGTATGAAAGGAATCTCGCCACCGTTTCCGGCATGCAGGGGCTCGTTTTTTTAGCTACATATATTTTTATCTATTTAATAGCTTATTTAATGTACAAATTCGTAGAATTGCCGTTTATGAATTACAGAAAAAAACTATTTCCGAATTCTGTGCACGTTAGCAGATCATGA
- a CDS encoding CAP domain-containing protein, translating to MPLQNPDTLFLDAAIFHASNEVRRKYNLPVFQHDPGLYLASSGHATSMVYRTFFNHINPYSPYERTARRRVELFTKRFKRIGENIGKYQTLVSGEYLVARWKREQNQFEFLNESDQKVCQPYTYAGYARFVVEQWMASPSHRANLVNPGYNYLGCAARLSPEPFKHKKVPYASLVQNFGGEQ from the coding sequence ATCCCGTTACAAAATCCCGACACGCTTTTTCTGGATGCCGCTATTTTTCATGCGAGCAACGAGGTCAGAAGGAAATATAACCTGCCGGTATTCCAGCATGATCCGGGTTTATATCTGGCGTCGTCGGGCCACGCTACTTCAATGGTTTACCGCACTTTTTTCAATCATATCAACCCTTACAGCCCCTATGAGCGAACGGCACGACGGCGCGTGGAGTTGTTTACCAAACGCTTCAAACGGATTGGCGAAAACATCGGGAAATACCAGACGCTCGTCAGCGGTGAATACCTGGTGGCGCGCTGGAAGCGCGAGCAAAACCAGTTTGAGTTTCTGAATGAAAGCGACCAGAAAGTCTGCCAGCCCTATACCTATGCCGGTTACGCGCGGTTTGTGGTGGAGCAATGGATGGCTTCGCCGTCGCACCGGGCCAATCTCGTAAATCCCGGCTATAATTATCTGGGATGTGCCGCACGGCTATCTCCCGAGCCATTCAAGCATAAAAAGGTGCCTTACGCCAGCCTTGTTCAAAACTTTGGCGGAGAACAATGA